The following are encoded in a window of Solidesulfovibrio magneticus RS-1 genomic DNA:
- the mgtA gene encoding magnesium-translocating P-type ATPase: MTQPPQQATPQAPPHPAALGPEGLRLAPEAAFVKTLEHFVQKANVFAALAAKQKVEPYEAFQHLNALWRDVAEAGERLTEPVPVAKPAAMGLSAAEARERLAKYGPNQAAAAKRITLLSRLFDAVKNPLVLLLFVLGSISYATNDVRSAVVIIGMAVLGVTLKVIQEAKADTAAEELRKMVHTTATVLRDGQQTEIPMAQVVPGDMVLLSAGDMVPADVQLVRAKDLHVNQAMLTGEALPVEKTARPFGEAAPEGETGLNDPAMCFMGANVVSGSAAALVVATGARTYFGGIAAKLSEKRVETDFDKGIKNFTMLMLRFMLVMVPFVFLINGATSGDWMGAFMFALAVAVGLTPEMLPMVVTVCLSKGALAMSKHKVIVKRLDAIQNFGAIDVLCTDKTGTLTQDRIILEKYLDVTGREDCSVLEYAYVNSKLQTGLRNALDLAVITSGDDAASAIDPNRYELLDEIPFDFMRRRLSVIVRDKQTGKAVLICKGAAEEVFSKSHDCLHDGVTSLLDADHRETMQELVHELNDDGFRVVALAYKEVDGSRHDFAVADESDLTLMGYLAFLDPPKDTAADALATMLAHGIQPKIVTGDNAVITAKICREVRFDAGDHIITGDMVAAMRPAELSEAVESCHVFAKLDPMQKEAIVAALRARGHVVGFMGDGINDAPALRAANVGISVDSAVDVAKESADIILLEKSLHVLEHGVVEGRKIFFNITKYIRMGASSNFGNMFSVLGASAFLPFLPMLPIQILVNNLMYDFSQTAIPTDNVDDDIVKAPRRWRIDDIRRYIVWLGPVSSIFDYVTFFILLHVFHAWDNAALFQTGWFIESLLSQTLIVHVIRTDRIPFLQSRSSLPLGLTTLAICALGVWLPFSPLAASFGLVVPPAHYWGFIALVIFAYMCLAQIVKTWVVRRITAVG, translated from the coding sequence ATGACGCAACCCCCGCAGCAAGCGACACCCCAGGCTCCCCCCCACCCGGCCGCCCTCGGCCCCGAAGGCCTGCGCCTGGCCCCGGAAGCGGCCTTTGTCAAAACCCTGGAACACTTCGTACAGAAAGCCAATGTCTTCGCGGCCCTGGCCGCCAAACAAAAAGTCGAACCCTACGAGGCCTTCCAGCACCTGAACGCCTTGTGGCGGGACGTGGCCGAGGCCGGCGAGCGCCTCACCGAACCCGTCCCGGTCGCCAAGCCCGCCGCCATGGGGCTTTCCGCCGCCGAAGCCCGGGAGCGTCTGGCCAAGTACGGCCCCAACCAGGCCGCCGCCGCCAAGCGGATCACCCTGCTAAGCCGCCTGTTTGACGCGGTCAAAAACCCGCTGGTGCTCCTGCTGTTTGTGCTCGGCTCCATCTCCTACGCCACCAACGACGTCCGCTCGGCCGTGGTCATCATCGGTATGGCCGTCCTGGGCGTGACCCTCAAGGTCATCCAGGAGGCCAAGGCCGACACCGCCGCCGAGGAACTGCGCAAGATGGTCCACACCACGGCCACGGTCCTGCGCGACGGGCAGCAGACGGAAATTCCCATGGCCCAGGTGGTCCCGGGCGACATGGTGCTGCTCTCCGCCGGCGACATGGTCCCGGCCGACGTCCAGCTCGTGCGGGCCAAGGATCTCCACGTCAACCAGGCCATGCTGACCGGCGAGGCCTTGCCCGTGGAGAAAACCGCCCGCCCCTTCGGCGAGGCCGCCCCCGAGGGGGAGACGGGACTGAACGATCCGGCCATGTGCTTCATGGGAGCCAACGTGGTCTCGGGCTCGGCCGCCGCCCTGGTAGTGGCCACCGGAGCGCGCACCTATTTCGGCGGCATCGCGGCCAAGCTTTCGGAAAAGCGGGTGGAGACGGATTTCGACAAGGGTATTAAAAATTTCACCATGCTCATGCTGCGCTTCATGCTGGTCATGGTGCCCTTTGTCTTTCTCATCAACGGCGCAACCAGCGGCGACTGGATGGGCGCGTTCATGTTCGCCCTGGCCGTGGCCGTGGGCCTGACCCCGGAAATGCTGCCCATGGTGGTGACGGTGTGCCTGTCCAAGGGGGCGCTGGCCATGTCCAAGCACAAGGTCATCGTCAAGCGCCTGGACGCCATCCAGAATTTCGGGGCCATCGACGTGCTGTGCACGGACAAGACCGGCACGCTGACCCAGGACAGGATCATCCTGGAAAAATACCTCGACGTCACCGGCCGCGAGGATTGCTCGGTGCTGGAATACGCCTACGTCAACAGCAAGCTGCAAACGGGCCTGCGAAACGCCCTGGACCTGGCCGTCATCACCTCGGGCGACGACGCCGCCTCGGCCATCGATCCCAACCGTTACGAGCTGCTTGACGAGATCCCCTTCGACTTCATGCGCCGCCGGTTAAGCGTCATCGTGCGCGACAAGCAGACCGGCAAGGCGGTGCTTATCTGCAAGGGCGCGGCCGAGGAAGTCTTCTCCAAAAGCCATGACTGCCTCCACGACGGCGTGACCTCGCTCCTGGACGCCGACCACCGCGAAACCATGCAGGAGTTGGTCCACGAACTCAACGACGACGGTTTCCGGGTGGTGGCCCTGGCTTATAAGGAAGTCGACGGTTCGCGCCACGACTTCGCCGTGGCCGACGAGTCCGACTTGACCCTCATGGGCTATCTGGCCTTCCTCGATCCACCCAAGGACACCGCCGCCGACGCCCTGGCCACCATGCTGGCCCATGGCATCCAGCCCAAGATCGTTACCGGCGACAATGCCGTCATCACGGCCAAGATCTGCCGCGAAGTGCGTTTTGACGCCGGGGACCACATCATCACCGGCGACATGGTGGCGGCCATGCGTCCGGCCGAGCTGTCCGAGGCCGTGGAGAGCTGCCACGTGTTCGCCAAGCTCGATCCCATGCAAAAGGAAGCCATCGTGGCCGCGCTTCGCGCCCGGGGCCATGTGGTCGGGTTCATGGGCGACGGCATCAACGACGCCCCGGCCCTGCGGGCCGCCAACGTCGGCATCTCGGTGGATTCGGCCGTGGACGTGGCCAAGGAGTCGGCCGACATCATTTTGCTGGAAAAAAGCCTGCACGTGCTGGAGCACGGCGTGGTCGAAGGCCGCAAGATTTTCTTCAACATCACCAAATACATCCGCATGGGGGCCAGTTCCAACTTCGGCAACATGTTCAGCGTGCTCGGGGCCAGCGCCTTTTTGCCCTTCCTGCCCATGCTGCCCATCCAGATCCTGGTCAACAACCTCATGTACGACTTCTCCCAGACGGCCATTCCCACGGACAACGTGGACGACGACATCGTCAAGGCCCCCCGGCGCTGGCGCATCGACGACATCCGGCGCTACATCGTCTGGCTTGGCCCGGTAAGTTCCATCTTTGACTACGTCACGTTCTTCATTTTACTGCATGTTTTCCATGCCTGGGACAACGCCGCGCTGTTCCAGACCGGCTGGTTCATCGAATCGCTGCTGTCCCAGACGCTCATTGTCCACGTCATCCGCACGGACCGCATTCCCTTCCTGCAAAGCCGCTCCAGCTTGCCGCTGGGGCTTACGACGCTGGCCATCTGCGCCTTGGGGGTGTGGCTGCCCTTCTCGCCCCTGGCCGCCTCCTTCGGCCTGGTCGTGCCGCCGGCCCATTATTGGGGGTTTATCGCCCTGGTCATCTTCGCCTACATGTGCCTGGCCCAGATCGTCAAAACCTGGGTGGTGCGGCGCATCACCGCGGTCGGTTAG
- the qrcC gene encoding menaquinone reductase iron-sulfur cluster-binding subunit QrcC, which translates to MSGQKKEFPITWGMVIDIDKCTGCGACMASCQTENNVEPQREASNKLRATSWMLVYELTNDKAFPNHDIAYLPRPCQQCGNPPCVSVCPVIATDKNEDGGIVSQVYPRCIGCRYCVAACPYHVRYFGWYDPIWPEGMEKTLSPMTSVRPRGVVEKCTFCHHRWTQAKDAARVAGKDPDNLDDGAYVTSCVQNCPSGALAFGDIKNPKHKVHELVKSPYAFRLLERLGTDTQVYYISRREWVRKLGDNYLKSE; encoded by the coding sequence ATGTCCGGACAGAAAAAGGAATTCCCGATCACCTGGGGCATGGTGATCGATATTGACAAATGCACCGGCTGCGGAGCCTGCATGGCCTCCTGCCAGACCGAAAACAACGTCGAACCCCAGCGCGAGGCTTCCAACAAGCTGCGCGCCACGTCGTGGATGCTCGTCTATGAGCTCACCAACGACAAAGCCTTCCCGAATCACGACATTGCCTATCTGCCCCGGCCCTGCCAGCAGTGCGGCAATCCGCCCTGTGTGTCCGTGTGCCCGGTCATCGCCACGGACAAGAACGAGGACGGCGGCATCGTGAGCCAGGTCTACCCCCGTTGCATCGGATGCCGGTACTGCGTGGCCGCCTGCCCCTACCACGTCCGTTACTTCGGTTGGTACGACCCCATTTGGCCGGAAGGCATGGAGAAGACCCTGTCTCCCATGACCTCGGTGCGCCCTCGCGGCGTGGTCGAGAAATGCACCTTCTGCCATCATCGCTGGACCCAGGCCAAGGACGCCGCCCGCGTCGCCGGCAAGGATCCCGATAACCTCGATGACGGGGCCTACGTCACCTCTTGCGTCCAGAATTGCCCTTCCGGGGCCCTCGCTTTCGGGGACATCAAAAACCCCAAGCACAAGGTGCACGAGCTGGTCAAAAGCCCCTACGCCTTCCGTCTGTTGGAGCGCCTGGGCACCGATACCCAGGTCTACTACATCAGCCGGCGGGAATGGGTCCGCAAGCTCGGCGACAACTACCTTAAAAGCGAGTAA
- a CDS encoding mannose-1-phosphate guanylyltransferase/mannose-6-phosphate isomerase: MSNSDVGTSSGGRYALILAGGSGTRLWPLSRTLLPKQLLALGGEATLLQSTAERVAKAFAPTGIAVVTNEEHVFEVRAQLRGQLPDVDSAVVAEPVGRNTLPAILLGLAPIVAADPQAVVGVFPADHRIDDVASWVRAMDRAAELARDGWFVTFGIPPKAPETGYGYIHRGEALGEGGYAVLGFTEKPDRETAEALLASGEYSWNSGMFVFRADVFLDAVAVHAPVLHDWWQARGKRPLADGYAGIPDVSVDYGVVEKLDRIAMVEAGFDWDDLGSWEALYRLGRRDASGCVIQGDVLALDCSNSLFFSQGGALAVAGVKDLIVIQTKDATLVCPVTEAQRVKDVVGALKKQGSKLVEAHVTVRRPWGSYTVLEEGPNFKIKRIEVLPGARLSLQMHHHRAEHWVVVSGTALVQVGEREILLTDNQSVDIPKTSLHRLSNPGKVPVEIIEIQSGPYLEEDDIVRFDDIYGREGKSPK, translated from the coding sequence ATGAGCAATTCCGATGTCGGGACATCCTCTGGCGGACGTTATGCCCTGATTTTGGCCGGCGGCTCGGGCACGCGCCTGTGGCCTCTTTCCCGGACGCTTCTGCCCAAGCAGTTGCTGGCCCTGGGCGGAGAGGCGACCCTGCTCCAGTCCACGGCCGAGCGCGTGGCCAAGGCCTTTGCCCCGACGGGCATCGCCGTGGTGACCAACGAGGAACACGTTTTTGAAGTGCGCGCCCAGTTGCGCGGCCAGCTCCCGGACGTGGACAGCGCCGTGGTGGCCGAACCCGTGGGCCGCAACACCCTGCCGGCCATACTCCTCGGACTGGCCCCCATCGTGGCCGCCGATCCCCAGGCCGTTGTGGGCGTGTTTCCAGCCGACCACCGCATCGACGACGTCGCCTCCTGGGTGCGGGCCATGGACCGGGCGGCCGAGCTGGCCCGGGACGGCTGGTTTGTCACCTTCGGCATCCCGCCCAAGGCCCCGGAAACGGGCTACGGCTACATCCACCGGGGAGAGGCCCTGGGCGAGGGCGGCTACGCCGTGCTGGGATTCACCGAGAAACCGGACCGGGAAACCGCCGAAGCGCTTCTGGCTAGCGGCGAGTATTCCTGGAACAGTGGCATGTTCGTGTTTCGGGCCGACGTTTTTCTGGATGCCGTGGCTGTTCATGCGCCGGTTCTTCACGACTGGTGGCAGGCCCGGGGCAAACGTCCCCTGGCCGACGGCTACGCCGGCATTCCCGACGTCTCCGTGGACTATGGCGTGGTGGAAAAGCTTGACCGCATCGCCATGGTGGAGGCGGGCTTCGACTGGGACGACCTGGGGAGCTGGGAGGCGCTGTACCGGCTTGGCCGGCGCGACGCCAGCGGCTGCGTGATCCAGGGCGACGTGCTGGCCCTGGACTGCTCGAACTCGCTCTTTTTTTCACAAGGTGGGGCTCTGGCCGTGGCCGGGGTCAAGGACCTTATCGTCATCCAGACCAAGGACGCCACCCTGGTGTGCCCGGTGACCGAGGCCCAGCGGGTCAAGGACGTGGTGGGGGCGCTCAAGAAACAGGGCAGCAAGCTCGTCGAGGCCCATGTGACGGTGCGCCGGCCCTGGGGCAGCTACACCGTGCTGGAAGAAGGGCCGAATTTTAAAATCAAGCGCATCGAGGTGTTGCCCGGCGCGCGGCTGTCGCTGCAGATGCACCACCACCGGGCCGAGCACTGGGTGGTAGTTTCGGGCACGGCCTTGGTCCAGGTGGGCGAACGGGAAATTTTGCTTACGGACAACCAGTCCGTGGACATTCCCAAGACCAGTCTGCACCGGCTTTCCAACCCCGGAAAGGTGCCGGTCGAGATCATTGAAATCCAGTCGGGGCCGTATCTTGAAGAAGACGACATCGTGCGCTTCGACGACATCTACGGCCGCGAGGGCAAAAGCCCCAAATAG
- the rfbC gene encoding dTDP-4-dehydrorhamnose 3,5-epimerase: MEVSPTGIPGLVVIKPNVFGDHRGFFLETYSREAYAKAGLDYDFVQDNHARSGPKGVLRGLHFQLPPATQAKLVWVTRGAVYDVVVDLRVGSPTYKKWYGIELSADNFLRFMVPRGFAHGYVTLTEDAEFMYKVDAPYAPDLDAGIAWDDPDIGINWPVTDPVLSQKDAVQPRLAALGSPFVYEP, translated from the coding sequence GTGGAGGTGTCGCCAACCGGCATCCCGGGGCTTGTCGTGATCAAACCGAACGTGTTCGGCGATCACCGGGGTTTTTTTCTGGAGACCTACAGCCGGGAGGCTTACGCCAAGGCCGGCCTCGATTATGATTTTGTGCAGGACAACCACGCCCGCTCCGGCCCCAAGGGCGTGCTGCGCGGCCTGCATTTCCAACTGCCGCCGGCTACCCAGGCCAAGCTCGTCTGGGTGACCCGGGGAGCGGTCTACGACGTCGTGGTCGATTTGCGGGTGGGGTCGCCCACCTATAAAAAGTGGTACGGCATCGAGCTTTCCGCCGACAATTTCCTGCGGTTCATGGTGCCCCGGGGCTTTGCCCACGGCTATGTGACCCTGACCGAGGACGCCGAATTCATGTACAAGGTCGATGCTCCTTACGCGCCCGACCTGGACGCCGGCATCGCCTGGGACGACCCGGACATCGGCATCAATTGGCCGGTCACCGATCCTGTCCTGTCGCAGAAGGATGCGGTCCAGCCGCGTCTGGCCGCCCTGGGTTCCCCGTTCGTCTACGAACCCTAG
- the qrcA gene encoding menaquinone reductase multiheme cytochrome c subunit QrcA, which translates to MEEKRSNSAGGVGGMALFALIGFVGALVVGWGIFPKMLYSQKTQPIRFSHTVHTQLGIECEQCHHLGPDGRFAGLPSTESCAECHGEETGDTSANGKEIDKFVKDYVKTGRQVPWLVYQYQPDNVFFSHAAHKGFECTKCHLDVAKTDTPPPYYENRLSGYSKDTMKMWECERCHASMGTSNACFVCHK; encoded by the coding sequence ATGGAGGAGAAAAGATCGAATTCGGCCGGCGGTGTGGGCGGCATGGCGCTTTTTGCCCTGATCGGCTTCGTCGGCGCCCTGGTGGTGGGGTGGGGCATCTTCCCGAAGATGCTGTACAGCCAAAAGACGCAACCTATTCGTTTCAGTCACACGGTCCATACCCAGCTGGGCATTGAGTGCGAGCAGTGCCACCATCTGGGTCCCGACGGCCGCTTTGCCGGCCTGCCTTCCACCGAGTCCTGCGCCGAGTGCCATGGCGAAGAGACCGGCGATACCTCTGCCAACGGCAAGGAAATCGACAAGTTCGTCAAGGATTACGTCAAGACCGGCCGGCAGGTGCCCTGGCTTGTGTACCAGTACCAGCCCGACAACGTGTTCTTCTCCCACGCCGCCCACAAGGGATTCGAGTGCACCAAGTGCCACCTCGACGTGGCCAAGACGGACACTCCCCCGCCGTACTACGAGAACCGTCTGAGCGGTTACAGCAAGGACACCATGAAGATGTGGGAATGCGAACGCTGCCACGCTTCCATGGGCACCAGCAACGCCTGCTTCGTCTGTCATAAATAA
- the qrcD gene encoding menaquinone reductase integral membrane subunit QrcD codes for MSFIEIEKTWYPEGVERCSLGKFMKWLSVLGVVALYGFFAMIVCFAYGLGVTGLDNYFGFGLWITFDLAVIALGAGAFFTGLLRYIIRIDELKNIINLTVIKGFICYSGAMLILSLDVGQPIRSWFGYWHPNVHSMLTEVIFCITCYLMVLIIEYIPLILEQKQINKIPFLHNLAHQMHVVMPLFAGIGAFLSTFHQGSLGGMYGVMFARPYAFRDGFFIWPWTFFLFVLSAIASGPCMTVLICGFMEKITGRKLTTYRVKSLMCKIGGTMLLIYTVFKYLDTWAWINDILPRAGLTFDQMFYGMVYGKWLFFSELVLCLIVPVICLLTPLRKKPFFMYTGAILACAGVVINRYVFTVQALAQPVLPFTKWEIYTPNWAEWATSLMVIAYGFIIMSLSYRYLPIFPQEVGLNKK; via the coding sequence ATGAGCTTTATTGAAATCGAAAAAACCTGGTACCCCGAGGGCGTCGAGCGTTGCTCCCTTGGGAAGTTCATGAAGTGGCTGAGCGTGTTGGGCGTCGTCGCCCTCTACGGCTTCTTCGCCATGATCGTGTGCTTCGCCTACGGCCTTGGCGTCACCGGCCTGGACAACTACTTCGGTTTCGGCCTGTGGATCACCTTCGACCTGGCCGTCATCGCCCTGGGCGCCGGAGCCTTTTTTACCGGACTCCTGCGCTACATCATCCGTATCGACGAACTCAAAAACATCATCAACCTGACCGTCATCAAGGGCTTTATCTGCTACTCCGGGGCCATGCTCATCCTGTCCCTGGACGTCGGCCAGCCCATCCGGTCGTGGTTCGGCTACTGGCACCCCAACGTCCACTCGATGCTGACGGAAGTCATCTTCTGCATCACCTGCTACCTGATGGTGCTCATCATCGAGTACATTCCGCTTATCCTTGAGCAGAAGCAGATCAACAAGATCCCGTTCCTGCACAACCTGGCCCACCAGATGCACGTGGTCATGCCGCTTTTCGCCGGCATCGGCGCGTTCCTCTCGACCTTCCACCAGGGGTCGCTCGGCGGCATGTACGGCGTCATGTTCGCCCGCCCGTACGCTTTCCGCGACGGGTTTTTCATCTGGCCCTGGACGTTCTTCCTGTTCGTCCTGTCGGCCATCGCCTCCGGCCCGTGCATGACGGTGCTGATCTGCGGCTTCATGGAAAAGATCACCGGCCGCAAGCTCACCACCTACCGGGTCAAGTCGCTCATGTGCAAGATCGGCGGCACCATGCTGCTTATCTACACGGTGTTCAAGTACCTGGACACCTGGGCCTGGATCAACGACATCCTGCCCCGGGCCGGCCTGACCTTTGACCAGATGTTCTACGGCATGGTCTACGGCAAGTGGCTGTTCTTCTCCGAACTGGTGCTGTGCCTGATCGTCCCGGTCATCTGCCTGCTCACGCCCCTGCGCAAGAAGCCGTTCTTCATGTACACGGGCGCCATCCTGGCCTGCGCCGGCGTGGTCATCAACCGCTACGTCTTCACCGTCCAGGCCCTGGCCCAGCCGGTGCTGCCGTTCACCAAGTGGGAGATCTACACGCCCAACTGGGCGGAATGGGCCACCTCGCTCATGGTCATCGCCTACGGCTTCATCATCATGAGCCTGTCCTACCGCTATCTGCCGATTTTCCCCCAGGAAGTCGGGCTCAACAAGAAGTAG
- the qrcB gene encoding menaquinone reductase molybdopterin-binding-like subunit QrcB, whose product MGLDRRAFLGLVAGGTVGAMFTPIPWKLIDDASIWTQNWPWIPRVPKGQVDYVATTSKLCPAGEGLKIMRVAGNPILAGGNPSHPLSCGGVSALARSEVYMLYSPARIKSPMKRNGKTFAPITWEQALVEMAEKLGAAKGAVASISGDNTGTINEVLTALTAKLGSAGSFMMPSEATTAAKAMKLMGAQGQAGYDFENADTVLVLGADIFETWGTSSRNRKAFGANRPAGAKPANTYVYVGPSRNNTAAVCDQWVPAAAADLGVVALGIAWHLLKAGATSNAPGFDTFKAVVNGGFGPEDVKRATGVAPETLAAIAKALASAKAPLVVTGSPFGQGLGAAPVIAGMSLNMLLGRINKPGGVYMLPELPSVVPGALTRAAMLDGDLPAFLKGVESGKTPAPKALLIYDANPAYGLPEAATMAKALEKIPFKVSFSSFMDETAALCDLVLPNSLPLERYDDVATPYGSGFCVYSLVRPIQKPICDTKTTGDVLLGLARKLSIDLKFDNFQQVIKEKVASLAKVSGGFVAKDVMPWQVAAGKPAPALVGGDLWKALEAGYAWTMVGQAAQTAMGFAAEVVAKAVKAGKPATATVLAPYAQLRTGTPVTGMPCQDLTTVPDTELLGDTTFIRVNSETAKTLGLKKGQMVKLSGAGVDCQAKVHIFESVMPGMVSAPLGFGHTAFDYYSQGKGANYLSLAAVVEEPGSGLSMWIAPEVKIA is encoded by the coding sequence ATGGGACTTGATCGCAGAGCTTTCCTCGGTCTTGTGGCGGGTGGTACCGTTGGCGCCATGTTCACCCCCATTCCGTGGAAATTGATTGACGACGCTTCTATCTGGACCCAGAACTGGCCGTGGATCCCCCGGGTTCCCAAGGGCCAGGTCGATTACGTGGCCACCACCAGCAAGCTGTGCCCGGCTGGGGAAGGCCTCAAGATCATGCGTGTGGCCGGCAACCCGATTCTGGCCGGCGGCAACCCTTCGCATCCGTTGTCCTGCGGCGGCGTCTCCGCCCTGGCCCGGTCCGAAGTCTACATGCTCTACAGCCCGGCCCGGATCAAATCGCCCATGAAGCGCAACGGCAAGACCTTTGCCCCCATCACCTGGGAGCAGGCCCTTGTCGAGATGGCCGAGAAGCTCGGTGCGGCCAAGGGCGCGGTGGCCTCCATCTCCGGCGACAACACCGGCACCATCAATGAAGTCCTGACCGCCCTGACGGCCAAGCTCGGCAGCGCCGGCAGCTTCATGATGCCCTCCGAAGCCACCACCGCCGCCAAGGCCATGAAGCTCATGGGAGCCCAGGGACAGGCCGGCTACGACTTCGAAAACGCCGATACCGTCCTGGTCCTTGGCGCGGACATCTTCGAGACCTGGGGCACTTCCTCCAGGAACCGCAAGGCCTTCGGGGCCAACCGCCCGGCCGGGGCCAAGCCCGCCAACACCTACGTTTACGTCGGCCCCAGCCGCAACAACACCGCCGCCGTGTGCGACCAGTGGGTTCCGGCTGCCGCCGCCGATCTCGGCGTGGTGGCGCTGGGCATCGCCTGGCACCTGCTCAAGGCCGGCGCGACCAGCAACGCTCCAGGGTTCGACACCTTCAAGGCCGTGGTCAACGGCGGCTTCGGTCCCGAAGACGTCAAGCGGGCCACGGGCGTGGCTCCCGAGACCCTGGCCGCCATCGCCAAGGCCCTGGCTTCGGCCAAGGCCCCCCTGGTGGTCACCGGCTCGCCCTTCGGACAGGGCCTGGGCGCGGCCCCGGTCATCGCCGGCATGTCCCTCAACATGCTCCTGGGCCGCATCAACAAGCCCGGTGGCGTTTACATGCTGCCGGAACTGCCCTCGGTGGTCCCGGGCGCGCTGACCCGCGCGGCCATGCTCGACGGTGATCTGCCCGCGTTTCTCAAGGGCGTGGAGTCCGGCAAAACCCCGGCTCCCAAGGCCCTGCTCATCTATGACGCCAACCCGGCCTACGGCCTGCCCGAAGCGGCGACCATGGCCAAGGCCCTGGAAAAGATCCCGTTTAAGGTAAGCTTCTCCTCCTTCATGGACGAGACCGCCGCCCTGTGCGACTTGGTGCTGCCCAACTCGCTGCCCTTGGAGCGCTACGACGACGTGGCCACGCCCTACGGCTCCGGCTTTTGCGTCTACAGCCTGGTGCGGCCCATCCAGAAGCCCATCTGCGACACCAAGACCACCGGCGACGTGCTGCTTGGCCTGGCTCGCAAGCTCTCCATTGACCTCAAGTTCGACAACTTCCAGCAGGTCATCAAGGAAAAAGTCGCCAGCCTAGCCAAGGTCAGCGGCGGTTTCGTGGCCAAGGACGTCATGCCCTGGCAGGTCGCGGCCGGAAAGCCCGCGCCCGCCCTGGTCGGCGGCGACCTCTGGAAGGCCCTGGAAGCCGGGTACGCCTGGACCATGGTCGGCCAGGCGGCCCAGACCGCCATGGGCTTTGCCGCCGAAGTGGTGGCCAAGGCCGTCAAGGCCGGCAAGCCCGCCACAGCCACGGTGCTGGCTCCCTACGCCCAGTTGCGCACCGGCACCCCGGTCACCGGCATGCCCTGCCAGGATCTGACCACGGTCCCGGACACCGAGCTTCTCGGCGACACCACCTTCATCCGCGTCAACAGCGAGACGGCCAAAACCCTGGGCCTCAAAAAAGGCCAGATGGTCAAACTGTCCGGCGCCGGCGTCGACTGCCAGGCCAAGGTCCACATCTTCGAAAGCGTCATGCCCGGCATGGTCTCCGCCCCCCTGGGCTTCGGCCATACCGCCTTCGACTACTACAGCCAGGGCAAGGGAGCCAACTACCTCTCGCTTGCCGCCGTGGTCGAAGAGCCGGGCTCGGGCCTGTCCATGTGGATCGCCCCTGAAGTCAAAATCGCCTAA